Proteins from a single region of Argiope bruennichi chromosome 6, qqArgBrue1.1, whole genome shotgun sequence:
- the LOC129972221 gene encoding U-scoloptoxin(01)-Cw1a-like — translation MKSVAVIALVILGLAVALPRMKRQAFFLPDGVELIVGPINTNFNCDGLRYGYYADVDNNCQIFHVCNPVTHADGNQETMQYSFFCGNQTVFNQLTLTCAFPEDAVPCQNARDFYYVNDNIGIEDALFLRDEDVARAQQLIQGKK, via the exons ATGAAATCCGTAGCAGTTATCG ctCTCGTCATTTTGGGACTTGCAGTCGCTCTTCCAAGG ATGAAGCGACAAGCATTCTTTCTTCCCGACGGAGTGGAGCTTATCGTAGGACCCATCAACACCAACTTCAATTGCGACGGTCTCCGATATGGTTATTACGCTGATGTTGACAACAACTGCCAAATCTTCCATGTGTGCAACCCCGTCACCCATGCCGACGGCAACCAGGAGACCATGCAGTACAGCTTCTTCTGCGGCAACCAAACCGTCTTCAACCAACTCACACTCACCTGTGCCTTCCCCGAAGACGCTGTACCTTGCCAGAACGCCCGAGACTTCTATTACGTCAACGACAACATTGGAATTGAAGATGCCCTCTTCTTGAGAGACGAGGATGTTGCCAGGGCACAACAGCTCATCCAGGGAAAGAAATAA